Proteins from one Strix uralensis isolate ZFMK-TIS-50842 chromosome 14, bStrUra1, whole genome shotgun sequence genomic window:
- the LOC141949947 gene encoding protocadherin alpha-2-like, producing MGVCGGPAVRVLVLAAAWALGGGQVRYSVPEEAKAGTVVGRLAQDLGLEAGEAEARRLRLVAQGRRASVEVSGASGALVVSSRLDREELCGKSAPCALRLEVLVERPLRVFHVELEVTDINDNAPLFPAARRNLSIAEFTTLPGSRFPLEGASDADIGTNAQLSYTLSPSEHFSLDLQRSEEYRESLFLVLAKALDRETVPVHRLVVTASDGGRPSLTGTMELVVSVLDVNDNAPQFNQSVYKVQLPESAAEGTLVARVNATDTDLGIYGEVIYEIDTFVPPSASEVFNIDAKSGEIRLTGALDFETVTFYELHVKAKDRGSPPLSGHCKVVVEVLDVNDNAPEVWVTSLSVPVAEDAPVGTVVALLSVSDRDSGANGRVRCAVWPAAPFGLVATFAGSYSLVLREALDRERVSEYEVEVRAEDGGAPPLRARRGVRVPVSDVNDNAPAFAQAVYTVLARENNAAGAELARLWARDPDEAGNGRVSYSVWEGGGGGAAAGGGWRAASSYVSVDAESGRLWALQPLDYEEVQVLQFEVRAVDAGEPPLCGNATVQLFVVDENDNAPALLPAAGGGPGPGAAGSAASGPGSGAWWAWAAWGAPAGQVVAKIRAVDADSGYNAWLRYELWEPRGKGPFRVGLYSGEVSTARALEEADGPRQRLVIVVRDHGEPARSATATLSVSLVEGAEAALAAAGSSSSSSSGSGLRAAEGGPAAAAAAAAATNVWLVVAICAVSSLFLLAVVLYGASRWAPRAAVLSGPGPATLVCASEVGSWSYSQRQSRSLCVADGAGKSDLMVFSPNFPPPPGPAAKETQPEPPALLDTVSGPPSFPLSLPLSLPLSVPLSPAGPSPDAPCPLPPFWRVPCAGAVVVPFSQVTAACGERCHDKKTRIGDDVFVLRTVSQSGEQWLIREKPEAGRAQNVPAQDPFPGSKVLQLEAFWILR from the exons atgggcGTGTGCGGGGGCCCCGCGGTGCGGGTGCTGGTGCTGGCGGCGGCctgggcgctgggcggcgggCAGGTGCGCTACTCGGTGCCGGAGGAAGCCAAGGCCGGGACGGTGGTGGGCCGGCTGGCGCAGGACCTGGGCCTGGAGGCGGGCGAGGCGGAGGCGCGGCGGCTGCGGCTGGTGGCGCAGGGCCGGCGGGCGAGCGTGGAGGTGAGCGGGGCGAGCGGGGCGCTGGTGGTGAGCTCGCGGCTGGACCGGGAGGAGCTGTGCGGGAAGAGCGCGCCGTGCGCCCTGcgcctggaggtgctggtggagcgGCCGCTGCGCGTCTTCCACGTGGAGCTGGAGGTCACCGACATCAACGACAATGCCCCGCTCTTCCCCGCCGCCCGCAGAAACCTCAGCATCGCGGAATTCACCACGCTGCCGGGCTCTCGGTTCCCGCTGGAGGGCGCGTCGGATGCGGATATCGGGACGAACGCGCAGCTCTCCtacaccctcagccccagcgaGCACTTCTCCCTGGATTTACAGCGGAGTGAAGAATACCGAGAATCCCTGTTCCTGGTGCTCGCGAAAGCGCTGGACCGCGAGACGGTGCCCGTGCACCGGCTGGTGGTGACGGCGAGTGACGGGGGCCGGCCGTCGCTGACGGGCACGATGGAGCTGGTGGTGTCGGtgctggacgtgaacgacaacgcgccccaGTTCAACCAGTCGGTGTATAAAGTGCAGCTGCCGGAGAGCGCTGCAGAGGGGACGCTGGTGGCGCGGGTGAACGCGACGGACACGGACTTGGGAATATATGGAGAAGTGATTTACGAAATTGATACTTTTGTTCCTCCCTCGGCCTCAGAAGTATTCAACATCGATGCGAAAAGCGGGGAGATCCGTTTGACGGGTGCTCTGGATTTTGAGACAGTGACTTTCTACGAGCTACACGTTAAGGCGAAAGACAGAGGCTCCCCCCCGCTGTCGGGTCACTgcaaggtggtggtggaggtgctggacgtgaacgacaacgcgcccgagGTGTGGGTGACGTCGCTGTCGGTGCCGGTGGCGGAGGACGCGCCGGTGGGGACGGTGGTGGCGCTGCTGAGCGTGTCGGACCGGGACTCGGGGGCGAACGGGCGGGTGCGCTGCGCGGTGTGGCCGGCGGCGCCGTTCGGGCTGGTGGCGACGTTCGCGGGCTCGTACTCGCTGGTGCTGCGGGAGGCGCTGGACCGGGAGCGGGTGTCGGAGTACGAGGTGGAGGTGCGGGCGGAGGAcggcggggcgccgccgctgcGCGCCAGGCGCGGGGTGCGGGTGCCGGTGtcggacgtgaacgacaacgcgccggcgTTCGCGCAGGCCGTGTACACGGTGCTGGCGCGGGAGAACaacgcggcgggcgcggagctggCGCGGCTGTGGGCGCGGGACCCGGACGAGGCGGGCAACGGGCGCGTGAGCTACTCGGTgtgggagggcggcggcgggggcgcggcggcgggcggcgggtggCGGGCGGCGTCGAGCTACGTGTCGGTGGACGCGGAGAGCGGGCGGCTGTGGGCGCTGCAGCCGCTGGACTACGAGGAGGTGCAGGTGCTGCAGTTCGAGGTGCGGGCGGTGGACGCGGGGGAGCCGCCGCTGTGCGGCAACGCCACGGTGCAGCTCTTCGTGGTGGAcgagaacgacaacgcgccggcgctgctgccggcagccggcggcgggccggggcccggggccgcgggctCGGCGGCGtcggggccgggctcgggggcGTGGTGGGCGTGGGCGGCGTGGGGGGCGCCGGCGGGGCAGGTGGTGGCGAAGATCCGCGCGGTGGACGCGGACTCGGGCTACAACGCGTGGCTGCGCTACGAGCTGTGGGAGCCGCGGGGGAAGGGCCCGTTCCGCGTGGGGCTGTACAGCGGCGAGGTGAGCACGGCGCGGGCGCTGGAGGAGGCGGACGGCCCGCGGCAGAGGCTGGTGATCGTGGTGCGGGACCACGGGGAGCCGGCGCGctcggccacggccacgctgagCGTGTCGCTGGTGGAGGGCGCCGaggcggcgctggcggccgcgGGCTCGTCCTCGTCGTCCTCGTCGGGgtcggggctgcgggcggcggagggcggcccggcggcggcggcggcggcggcagcggcgacGAACgtgtggctggtggtggccatcTGCGCGGTGTCgagcctgttcctgctggccgTGGTGCTGTACGGGGCGTCGCGGTGGGCGCCGCGGGCGGCCGTGCTGTCGGGGCCCGGGCCGGCGACGCTGGTGTGCGCCAGCGAAGTGGGGAGCTGGTCATACTCGCAGCGGCAGAGCCGGAGCCTGTGCGTGGCGGACGGCGCGGGCAAGAGCGACCTGATGGTTTTCAGCCCCAacttcccgccgccgcccggccccgcggcgaaGGAGACGCAGCCGGAGCCGCCCGCTCTGCTGGACACGGTCAGtggccctccctccttccctctctccctccctctctccctgcctctctccgTCCCTCTGTCGCCTGCCGGCCCTTCCCCCGACGCCCCTTGCCCGCTGCCGCCCTTCTGGCGCGTCCCGTGCGCAGGCGCTG TTGTCGTCCCGTTCAGTCAAGTCACTGCCGCTTGCGGGGAGAGGTGCCACGAC AAGAAGACAAGAATAGGAGATGATGTGTTTGTCTTGAGAACGGTGTCCCAGAGTGGGGAGCAGTGGTTGATCAGAGAAAAGCCTGAGGCGGGAAGGGCACAGAATGTTCCTGCCCAGGATCCTTTCCCAGGCTCCAAGGTTCTGCAGTTGGAGGCCTTCTGGATCTTGAGATAG
- the LOC141949946 gene encoding protocadherin alpha-8-like, whose amino-acid sequence MAICGPPRQCGGPAVRVLVLAAAWALGGGQVRYSVPEEAKAGTVVGRLAQDLGLEAGEAEARRLRLVAQGRRASVEVSGASGALVVSSRLDREELCGKSAPCALRLEVLVERPLRVFHVELEVTDINDNAPLFPAARRNLSIAELSLPGSRFPLEGASDADIGANAQLSYTLSPSEHFSLDLQKSNDRNIIPDLVLTKALDRETVPVHRLVLTASDGGRPSLTGTMELVVSVLDANDNAPQFNQSVYKVQLPESAAEGTLVARVNATDADEGINSEVTYTATNFIPLSGRDVIAVNAKTGEIRLTGALDYEEVSVFDFRIEARDRGSPPLSGHCSVELEVLDVNDNAPEVWVTSLSVPVAEDAPVGTVVALLSVSDRDSGANGRVRCAVWPAAPFGLVATFAGSYSLVLREALDRERVSEYEVEVRAEDGGAPPLRARRGVRVPVSDVNDNAPAFAQAVYTVLARENNAAGAELARLWARDPDEAGNGRVSYSVWEGGGGGAAAGGGWRAASSYVSVDAESGRLWALQPLDYEEVQVLQFEVRAVDAGEPPLCGNATVQLFVVDENDNAPALLPAAGGGPGPGAAGSAASGPGSGAWWAWAAWGAPAGQVVAKIRAVDADSGYNAWLRYELWEPRGKGPFRVGLYSGEVSTARALEEADGPRQRLVIVVRDHGEPARSATATLSVSLVEGAEAALAAAGSSSSSSSGSGLRAAEGGPAAAAAAAAATNVWLVVAICAVSSLFLLAVVLYGASRWAPRAAVLSGPGPATLVCASEVGSWSYSQRQSRSLCVADGAGKSDLMVFSPNFPPPPGPAAKETQPEPPALLDTVSGPPSFPPSLPLSLPLSVPLSPAGPSPDAPCPLPPF is encoded by the coding sequence ATGGCCATTTGTGGACCACCACGGCAGTGCGGGGGCCCCGCGGTGCGGGTGCTGGTGCTGGCGGCGGCctgggcgctgggcggcgggCAGGTGCGCTACTCGGTGCCGGAGGAAGCCAAGGCCGGGACGGTGGTGGGCCGGCTGGCGCAGGACCTGGGCCTGGAGGCGGGCGAGGCGGAGGCGCGGCGGCTGCGGCTGGTGGCGCAGGGCCGGCGGGCGAGCGTGGAGGTGAGCGGGGCGAGCGGGGCGCTGGTGGTGAGCTCGCGGCTGGACCGGGAGGAGCTGTGCGGGAAGAGCGCGCCGTGCGCCCTGcgcctggaggtgctggtggagcgGCCGCTGCGCGTCTTCCACGTGGAGCTGGAGGTCACCGACATCAACGACAACGCCCCGCTCTTCCCCGCCGCCCGCAGAAACCTCAGCATCGCGGAACTGTCGCTGCCGGGCTCTCGGTTCCCGCTGGAGGGCGCGTCGGATGCGGATATCGGGGCCAACGCGCAGCTCTCCtacaccctcagccccagcgaGCACTTCTCCCTGGATTTACAAAAATCGAATGACCGGAATATTATCCCTGATCTTGTTCTAACGAAAGCGCTGGACCGCGAGACGGTGCCCGTGCACCGGCTGGTGTTGACGGCGAGTGACGGGGGCCGGCCGTCGCTGACGGGCACGATGGAGCTGGTGGTGTCGGTGCTGGACGCCAACGACAACGCGCCCCAGTTCAACCAGTCGGTGTATAAAGTGCAGCTGCCGGAGAGCGCTGCAGAGGGGACGCTGGTGGCGCGGGTGAACGCGACGGACGCGGACGAGGGAATTAACAGTGAGGTGACCTACACGGCGACCAACTTCATTCCCCTGAGTGGAAGAGATGTGATTGCTGTCAACGCGAAGACGGGGGAGATCCGTCTGACGGGCGCGCTGGATTATGAAGAAGTCAGCGTATTTGATTTTCGTATTGAAGCGAGAGACAGAGGCTCCCCTCCCTTATCGGGGCACTGCAGCgtggagctggaggtgctggacgtgaacgacaacgcgcccgagGTGTGGGTGACGTCGCTGTCGGTGCCGGTGGCGGAGGACGCGCCGGTGGGGACGGTGGTGGCGCTGCTGAGCGTGTCGGACCGGGACTCGGGGGCGAACGGGCGGGTGCGCTGCGCGGTGTGGCCGGCGGCGCCGTTCGGGCTGGTGGCGACGTTCGCGGGCTCGTACTCGCTGGTGCTGCGGGAGGCGCTGGACCGGGAGCGGGTGTCGGAGTACGAGGTGGAGGTGCGGGCGGAGGAcggcggggcgccgccgctgcGCGCCAGGCGCGGGGTGCGGGTGCCGGTGtcggacgtgaacgacaacgcgccggcgTTCGCGCAGGCCGTGTACACGGTGCTGGCGCGGGAGAACaacgcggcgggcgcggagctggCGCGGCTGTGGGCGCGGGACCCGGACGAGGCGGGCAACGGGCGCGTGAGCTACTCGGTgtgggagggcggcggcgggggcgcggcggcgggcggcgggtggCGGGCGGCGTCGAGCTACGTGTCGGTGGACGCGGAGAGCGGGCGGCTGTGGGCGCTGCAGCCGCTGGACTACGAGGAGGTGCAGGTGCTGCAGTTCGAGGTGCGGGCGGTGGACGCGGGGGAGCCGCCGCTGTGCGGCAACGCCACGGTGCAGCTCTTCGTGGTGGAcgagaacgacaacgcgccggcgctgctgccggcagccggcggcgggccggggcccggggccgcgggctCGGCGGCGtcggggccgggctcgggggcGTGGTGGGCGTGGGCGGCGTGGGGGGCGCCGGCGGGGCAGGTGGTGGCGAAGATCCGCGCGGTGGACGCGGACTCGGGCTACAACGCGTGGCTGCGCTACGAGCTGTGGGAGCCGCGGGGGAAGGGCCCGTTCCGCGTGGGGCTGTACAGCGGCGAGGTGAGCACGGCGCGGGCGCTGGAGGAGGCGGACGGCCCGCGGCAGAGGCTGGTGATCGTGGTGCGGGACCACGGGGAGCCGGCGCGctcggccacggccacgctgagCGTGTCGCTGGTGGAGGGCGCCGaggcggcgctggcggccgcgGGCTCGTCCTCGTCGTCCTCGTCGGGgtcggggctgcgggcggcggagggcggcccggcggcggcggcggcggcggcagcggcgacGAACgtgtggctggtggtggccatcTGCGCGGTGTCgagcctgttcctgctggccgTGGTGCTGTACGGGGCGTCGCGGTGGGCGCCGCGGGCGGCCGTGCTGTCGGGGCCCGGGCCGGCGACGCTGGTGTGCGCCAGCGAAGTGGGGAGCTGGTCGTACTCGCAGCGGCAGAGCCGGAGCCTGTGCGTGGCGGACGGCGCGGGCAAGAGCGACCTGATGGTTTTCAGCCCCAacttcccgccgccgcccggccccgcggcgaaGGAGACGCAGCCGGAGCCGCCCGCTCTGCTGGACACGGTCAGtggccctccctccttccctccctccctccctctctccctgcctctctccgTCCCTCTGTCGCCTGCCGGCCCTTCCCCCGACGCCCCTTGCCCGCTGCCGCCCTTCTGA